Proteins found in one Fusobacterium varium genomic segment:
- a CDS encoding helix-turn-helix transcriptional regulator — MNMTFKEYLNEQLKDPEFKKEWEDFQPELELMKQVIGERMEQNISQRELADRMGTKQANISRLENGNANPSLDFLKRLAKALGKKLEIKLV; from the coding sequence ATTAATATGACTTTTAAAGAATATCTAAACGAGCAATTAAAAGATCCTGAATTTAAAAAAGAGTGGGAAGATTTCCAACCTGAGTTAGAATTAATGAAACAAGTTATAGGAGAGAGAATGGAGCAAAATATCTCTCAAAGGGAGTTAGCTGATAGAATGGGAACAAAACAAGCTAATATTTCTAGGCTTGAAAATGGAAATGCAAATCCCTCTTTAGATTTTTTAAAGAGATTGGCAAAGGCATTAGGGAAAAAATTAGAAATTAAGCTTGTGTAA
- a CDS encoding metallophosphoesterase — protein sequence MNYFFMLLLTFFLGNCFTIYMTVKHIIPTNFKIVFTLILIGISSLMYLYVIRSRYFSANFSYGVNQILSYIVYYFMATIIYSGLLYIVAFGGNLILKNRVDINLYKFVIPTVATLLIVGTYFKWSTVVEEYEINGEGRFKEPLNIVLISDIHLGYINGNSSMVKLVEIVNSLKPDIVLVAGDTIDMHLKPVIEENMLENFKNIKSKYGVFINIGNHDIYGGGVKEFTNRLNSYENVTVLRDSKVLIDDSFYVASRDNFSKQPLREILKESREKPVLYMEHTPDSIDEIVENKVFLQVSGHTHKGQFFPGGLFTKRIFKLDYGYRKFQDTNVVVSSGYGTWGPPIRVGTQSEVVLIKVR from the coding sequence ATGAATTATTTTTTTATGCTATTATTAACCTTTTTTCTTGGGAACTGTTTTACTATATATATGACAGTAAAGCACATTATCCCAACAAATTTTAAAATAGTTTTTACCTTGATTTTAATAGGTATAAGCTCTCTTATGTATCTTTATGTGATACGTAGCAGATATTTTTCTGCAAACTTCTCATATGGAGTTAATCAAATTTTATCCTATATAGTCTATTACTTTATGGCAACTATTATATATAGTGGACTTCTCTATATAGTTGCCTTTGGTGGAAATCTTATTTTAAAAAATAGAGTGGATATAAACCTATATAAATTTGTTATCCCTACTGTTGCAACTCTCTTAATTGTTGGGACATATTTTAAGTGGAGTACAGTTGTAGAGGAGTATGAAATCAATGGAGAGGGGAGATTTAAAGAGCCTTTAAATATTGTCTTGATTTCAGATATACATCTGGGGTATATCAATGGAAATAGCTCAATGGTGAAATTAGTTGAGATAGTAAATAGTTTGAAACCTGATATTGTTTTGGTAGCTGGAGACACTATTGATATGCACTTAAAGCCTGTAATTGAAGAAAATATGCTTGAAAATTTTAAAAATATTAAAAGTAAATATGGGGTTTTTATCAATATTGGAAACCATGATATCTATGGTGGGGGAGTTAAAGAGTTTACCAATAGGTTAAATAGCTATGAAAATGTAACAGTTTTAAGGGATAGTAAAGTTTTAATAGATGATAGTTTCTATGTGGCATCTCGTGATAATTTCTCTAAGCAACCATTGAGGGAGATTTTAAAGGAGAGTAGGGAGAAACCTGTATTGTATATGGAACACACTCCAGATTCTATTGATGAAATAGTTGAAAACAAGGTGTTTTTGCAAGTGTCTGGGCATACTCATAAGGGGCAGTTTTTCCCAGGTGGTCTATTTACTAAGAGAATTTTTAAGTTGGATTATGGTTATAGAAAGTTTCAAGATACAAATGTAGTTGTATCTTCAGGTTATGGAACATGGGGTCCACCTATTAGGGTGGGAACTCAATCAGAGGTTGTGTTGATAAAAGTGAGGTAG
- the dhaM gene encoding PTS-dependent dihydroxyacetone kinase phosphotransferase subunit DhaM translates to MVGIVVVSHSEKLAHEVIELCNEMKKYDFPVINGSGTEGGNLGSDPMRIKDAIEKAYTNEGVLIFCDIGSSILNSEMAMEFLDESYDRAKVKIADAPIVEGTLMAMAINDEKANIESIEEELAELKNFNKV, encoded by the coding sequence ATGGTAGGAATAGTAGTCGTTTCACATAGTGAAAAGTTAGCTCACGAAGTTATTGAGCTATGTAATGAGATGAAAAAATATGATTTCCCTGTGATCAATGGTAGTGGAACTGAGGGTGGTAACCTAGGTTCAGATCCTATGAGAATAAAAGATGCTATTGAGAAAGCTTATACTAATGAGGGAGTTTTAATATTCTGTGACATTGGAAGTTCTATCTTAAATAGTGAAATGGCTATGGAATTTCTTGATGAGAGCTATGATAGAGCAAAGGTGAAAATTGCTGATGCTCCAATAGTTGAGGGAACTCTTATGGCTATGGCTATCAATGATGAGAAGGCAAATATTGAGAGTATAGAAGAGGAGTTAGCAGAATTAAAAAACTTTAATAAGGTTTAA
- a CDS encoding 4Fe-4S dicluster domain-containing protein, with amino-acid sequence MEREKKIFNKDKKDIALIEEISKEKIVDCMQCGKCSAGCPATDGMDILPHQIIRYLQMGDLESVKNSKTIWACASCFTCASRCPRNVDLCKLMEAVRLTIVRRKDENRLKPEDIPSLMADKKMPQQAFMSAFRKYSK; translated from the coding sequence TTGGAAAGGGAAAAAAAGATTTTCAATAAAGATAAAAAAGATATAGCTCTAATAGAGGAGATCAGCAAAGAGAAGATCGTAGATTGTATGCAATGTGGAAAATGTAGTGCTGGTTGTCCTGCTACTGATGGAATGGATATACTTCCACATCAAATTATTAGATATCTTCAAATGGGAGATTTAGAAAGTGTAAAAAATAGTAAAACTATTTGGGCATGTGCATCTTGCTTTACTTGTGCATCACGTTGTCCTAGAAATGTTGATCTATGCAAATTGATGGAAGCAGTTAGATTGACAATAGTAAGAAGAAAAGATGAAAATAGATTAAAACCTGAAGATATACCTAGTTTAATGGCAGATAAGAAGATGCCACAACAAGCATTTATGAGTGCATTTCGTAAATATAGTAAATAG
- a CDS encoding type II toxin-antitoxin system RelE/ParE family toxin, whose translation MKDGIFELRIKFSSDITRIFYFFYVEDRAILTNGFIKKTQKTPTSEIEKALKYKADFERRN comes from the coding sequence ATAAAAGATGGAATATTTGAACTTAGAATAAAATTTTCTTCAGATATTACAAGAATATTCTATTTCTTTTATGTAGAAGATAGAGCTATTTTAACTAATGGTTTTATAAAAAAAACACAGAAAACACCAACTAGCGAAATAGAGAAAGCATTGAAATATAAAGCTGATTTTGAGAGGAGGAATTAA
- a CDS encoding EF2563 family selenium-dependent molybdenum hydroxylase system protein has protein sequence MRNADDIVIVRGGGDIASGAIQKLYRSGFKVLVLETETPSAIRRKVAFCEAVYEKEIEIEGIKARLVTDDEEIQECWDSDVLPVMIDSRGKVIERLKPLAVVDGILAKQNFGTKRSMAPITIALGPGFSAPEDVDIVIETMRGHNLGRIIEEGRASENTGVPGIIAGVGIERVIYSDYSGVITNIEKIGNVVEKGDVIAVVGDNEIYASISGVLRGIIRDGYKVKKGLKIADIDPRISEKDNCFTISDKARNIGGAVLESILYLKKKKGIVTTSTSII, from the coding sequence ATGAGAAATGCAGATGATATTGTTATAGTTAGAGGGGGAGGAGATATAGCCAGTGGAGCTATACAAAAGCTATATCGCAGTGGTTTTAAAGTTCTAGTATTGGAAACTGAAACTCCCTCAGCTATTAGAAGAAAGGTTGCTTTTTGTGAGGCAGTATATGAGAAAGAGATTGAAATAGAGGGGATAAAAGCTAGGCTAGTTACTGATGATGAGGAGATTCAAGAGTGCTGGGATAGTGATGTTCTTCCTGTAATGATCGATTCAAGGGGTAAAGTGATTGAGAGGCTGAAACCTTTGGCAGTAGTAGATGGTATCTTGGCTAAACAAAACTTTGGTACAAAAAGAAGTATGGCACCAATAACTATTGCTCTAGGTCCTGGGTTCTCTGCTCCTGAAGATGTGGATATTGTAATTGAAACAATGAGAGGACACAACCTTGGTAGAATTATTGAAGAGGGAAGAGCTAGTGAAAATACAGGGGTTCCTGGGATTATTGCAGGAGTTGGAATAGAACGTGTAATTTATAGTGACTACTCTGGAGTTATTACAAATATTGAGAAGATTGGAAATGTAGTAGAGAAGGGGGATGTTATAGCAGTAGTTGGTGACAATGAGATCTATGCCTCAATCTCTGGGGTGTTACGTGGAATTATTAGAGATGGATATAAGGTGAAAAAAGGTTTAAAAATAGCTGATATTGATCCTAGAATTAGTGAAAAAGACAATTGTTTCACTATTTCAGATAAGGCAAGAAATATTGGTGGAGCAGTATTGGAAAGCATACTATATCTAAAGAAGAAAAAAGGAATAGTAACTACTTCTACATCTATCATATAA
- a CDS encoding XdhC family protein, which translates to MEEKILKEIFEKVNRGEKAGLVTVTETSGSTPRKAGTIMGIFRDSIVGTIGGGNIEYKLINSTREMLDTDEVCREFSYNLTTDDELRMNCGGNMKGVVKIFSPSPKLLICGAGHIGQKLFNISKNLSFNTKIIDDREELKRDCPELTLGDFEDILKNEIITGETYIVIATRGHLLDEKVLNLVKDRGAKYIGIIGSRRKITTLKENLGEWNDNIYAPIGLKISDGTPEEIAIEILAEILKIKNNGELVHRSIMNL; encoded by the coding sequence ATGGAAGAGAAAATCTTAAAAGAGATATTCGAAAAGGTGAATAGAGGGGAGAAGGCAGGACTTGTAACTGTAACTGAAACAAGTGGCTCAACACCTCGTAAAGCAGGAACTATTATGGGAATTTTCAGAGACTCAATAGTTGGAACTATTGGTGGGGGAAATATTGAGTATAAGCTGATAAATTCAACTAGAGAGATGTTGGATACAGATGAGGTTTGTAGAGAGTTTTCATACAACCTTACAACTGATGATGAGTTAAGAATGAATTGTGGAGGAAATATGAAGGGAGTTGTTAAGATATTCTCACCAAGTCCAAAACTTTTGATTTGTGGAGCTGGACACATAGGGCAAAAGCTATTCAATATCAGTAAAAATCTAAGTTTTAATACAAAGATTATAGATGATAGAGAGGAGTTAAAAAGAGATTGTCCAGAATTGACTTTAGGAGATTTTGAAGATATTTTAAAAAATGAGATTATCACAGGGGAAACATATATTGTAATTGCTACTAGAGGGCATCTTTTAGATGAAAAAGTGCTGAATCTTGTAAAAGATAGAGGGGCAAAATATATAGGTATCATTGGAAGTAGAAGAAAGATAACTACTTTAAAGGAGAATTTGGGAGAGTGGAATGATAATATCTATGCTCCAATAGGTTTAAAAATATCTGATGGAACACCTGAAGAGATAGCTATTGAAATTCTTGCAGAGATATTAAAAATAAAAAACAATGGTGAGTTAGTTCATAGAAGTATCATGAACTTATAG
- a CDS encoding CoB--CoM heterodisulfide reductase iron-sulfur subunit B family protein has protein sequence MKFSYYPGCTLKTKAQELEKYGLDSAKALGVELEEQKEWQCCGAVYPLGSDEIASRLSSVRSLASAHSKGEKLVTICSACHHVLKRTNEDLKKDENFRRKANNYLELENQYNGEGSVIHYLEMLRDEIGFDAIKEKVTNPLNRKIGAYYGCMLLKPKKDMQMDDPENPTIIEDFIKVLGGTPVVYPYRTECCGAYLAVNNKELTDRMSEKITKSAMENGAEEIVTACPLCKYNLELREEMSVKYFTELLAEALGVK, from the coding sequence ATGAAATTTAGCTATTACCCTGGTTGTACTTTAAAGACAAAGGCACAAGAGCTTGAAAAATATGGATTAGATTCAGCTAAAGCTTTAGGTGTAGAACTAGAAGAACAAAAAGAGTGGCAATGTTGTGGAGCTGTATATCCTCTAGGTTCTGATGAGATAGCCTCAAGACTTTCATCAGTTAGAAGTTTAGCTTCAGCACATTCAAAGGGAGAAAAATTAGTAACAATTTGTTCTGCTTGTCACCACGTTTTAAAAAGAACTAATGAAGATCTAAAAAAAGATGAAAATTTTAGAAGAAAAGCAAACAACTACTTAGAACTTGAAAATCAATATAATGGAGAGGGCTCTGTAATTCATTATCTTGAAATGTTAAGAGATGAAATCGGTTTTGATGCTATAAAAGAAAAGGTAACAAATCCTTTAAATCGTAAAATTGGAGCATATTATGGTTGTATGCTTTTAAAACCTAAAAAAGATATGCAAATGGATGATCCTGAAAACCCTACTATTATAGAGGATTTTATAAAAGTTCTTGGAGGGACTCCAGTAGTTTATCCATATAGAACAGAGTGTTGTGGAGCATATCTTGCAGTAAATAATAAAGAACTTACTGATAGAATGAGTGAAAAGATTACAAAATCAGCTATGGAAAATGGAGCAGAGGAGATAGTAACAGCTTGTCCTCTATGTAAATACAATCTTGAGCTTAGAGAGGAGATGTCAGTAAAATATTTTACTGAACTTCTAGCAGAGGCTTTAGGGGTAAAATAA
- a CDS encoding AAA family ATPase has protein sequence MKKLIPDGISDFKTLIENNYYYVDKTPFISEVGKNVGKTLLFTRPRRFGKTLNMSMLKYFFDVKDAEENRKLFKGLAIENSPYFKEQGKYPVIFISMKDIKEMSFDRAITEVKNLLSSLYNQFEFIREKLNENELIEFNNIWLEKNDNNLRKALLNLAIFLQKYYQKKVIVLIDEYDTPLVSAYRYGYYKEAKNFFSGLYGSVLKDNTVLQIGVITGIIRVVRAGIFSDLNNLKERSILNKEYDEYFGFLEEEVRDALKYYEIDSKLDEVHSWYNGYRFGDTKVYNPWSILNFLSEREFKSYWIDTSENYLIKDILKGANKKTFEKLNSLLFEKEVKEEITGKSTLQEVLEAHDLWELLLFSGYLTIDRKIDKNLYIIKIPNNEVKEFFRDSFIEISFGTNLTFKNLIENLLNNEIKEFEQDLQEILLKYMSFYDISNIEKVYHSFILGLMIHLEGRYHINSNGESGLGRYDIEIEPLNKNMRGFILEFKVADSEENLEKKAEEALEQIKDKKYYISLQDRGVKEITFVGMAFYKKLVKIKSF, from the coding sequence ATGAAAAAATTAATTCCTGATGGAATAAGTGATTTTAAAACTTTAATAGAGAACAATTATTATTATGTAGATAAAACTCCTTTTATAAGTGAAGTAGGAAAGAATGTAGGAAAGACACTTCTATTTACTCGTCCAAGAAGATTTGGAAAAACTCTTAATATGTCAATGTTAAAATATTTTTTTGATGTAAAAGATGCTGAAGAAAATAGAAAGTTATTTAAAGGTTTAGCAATAGAAAATTCACCATATTTTAAAGAACAGGGAAAATATCCTGTAATTTTTATATCAATGAAAGATATAAAAGAAATGAGCTTTGATAGAGCTATTACTGAAGTAAAAAACTTATTAAGTTCTTTGTATAATCAATTTGAATTTATTAGAGAAAAGTTAAATGAAAATGAATTGATAGAATTTAACAATATTTGGTTAGAAAAAAATGATAATAATTTAAGAAAAGCTCTGTTAAATTTAGCTATTTTCTTACAAAAATATTATCAAAAGAAAGTTATAGTTTTAATAGATGAATATGATACTCCTTTGGTATCTGCTTATAGATATGGTTATTATAAAGAAGCTAAAAACTTTTTTAGTGGATTATATGGTTCTGTATTAAAAGATAATACAGTTCTTCAGATTGGAGTGATTACAGGAATAATAAGGGTTGTAAGAGCTGGTATATTTTCTGATTTGAATAACTTAAAAGAGCGTAGTATTTTAAATAAAGAGTATGATGAGTATTTTGGTTTTTTAGAGGAAGAGGTAAGAGATGCTTTAAAATATTATGAGATAGATTCTAAATTAGATGAAGTTCACTCTTGGTATAATGGATATAGATTTGGAGATACAAAAGTATATAACCCTTGGAGTATTTTAAATTTTTTATCTGAAAGGGAATTTAAAAGTTATTGGATAGATACATCAGAAAATTATCTTATAAAAGATATACTTAAAGGAGCAAATAAAAAAACTTTTGAAAAGTTGAATAGTTTATTATTTGAAAAAGAAGTAAAAGAAGAGATTACAGGAAAATCTACACTTCAAGAAGTACTAGAAGCACATGATTTATGGGAGTTGTTACTATTTTCAGGATATTTAACTATTGATAGGAAAATAGACAAGAATCTTTATATTATAAAAATACCAAATAATGAAGTTAAGGAGTTTTTTAGAGATAGTTTTATAGAGATCTCTTTTGGAACTAATCTGACTTTTAAAAATTTAATCGAGAACTTATTAAATAATGAAATAAAAGAATTTGAACAAGATTTACAAGAGATACTTTTAAAATATATGAGTTTTTATGATATTTCAAATATAGAAAAAGTATACCATAGTTTTATCTTAGGACTTATGATTCATCTTGAAGGAAGATATCATATAAATTCTAATGGAGAAAGTGGACTTGGAAGATATGATATAGAGATTGAGCCATTAAATAAAAATATGAGAGGATTTATTTTAGAATTTAAAGTTGCTGATAGTGAAGAAAATCTTGAGAAAAAGGCAGAGGAAGCTTTAGAGCAGATAAAAGATAAGAAATACTATATATCTCTACAAGATAGAGGAGTAAAAGAGATCACTTTTGTGGGTATGGCATTTTACAAAAAGCTTGTTAAAATTAAAAGCTTTTAG
- the dhaK gene encoding dihydroxyacetone kinase subunit DhaK, with the protein MKKMINNPENIVNEMVSGMLKAYPNSLRQVEDLPVIARKEKKDGKVALISGGGSGHEPSHAGFVGCGMLDAAVAGEVFTSPSADKVYEAIKAVDSGAGVLLIIKNYSGDVMNFEMAAEMAGMEGIEVRKIIVNDDIAVENSTYTVGRRGIAGTVLVHKMVGAAAEKGYSLEKLEEFGNKVISRTKTMGMSLKPCYVPTTGKMSFELPEDEVEIGLGIHGEPGTHREKMQNADAHVDYLLDKLLAESNLAENDEVAVLVNGLGETTLIELFIINNRVADVLASKNIKVFDTVVGNYMTSLDMGGFSITLVKLDDEMKEMLKAKADTPAFKRF; encoded by the coding sequence ATGAAAAAAATGATTAACAATCCTGAGAACATTGTAAATGAAATGGTTAGTGGAATGCTGAAAGCTTATCCTAACTCATTGAGACAAGTAGAAGATTTACCAGTTATTGCTAGAAAAGAAAAGAAAGATGGGAAAGTTGCTCTTATCAGTGGTGGAGGAAGTGGACATGAACCTTCTCATGCTGGATTTGTAGGTTGTGGAATGCTTGATGCTGCAGTTGCTGGAGAGGTTTTCACATCACCAAGTGCTGATAAAGTTTATGAGGCTATTAAAGCTGTTGACAGTGGAGCTGGAGTATTACTAATCATTAAAAATTATAGTGGTGACGTAATGAACTTTGAAATGGCTGCTGAAATGGCTGGAATGGAAGGAATAGAAGTTAGAAAGATAATAGTTAATGATGATATTGCTGTTGAAAACAGTACTTATACAGTAGGAAGAAGAGGAATTGCAGGAACTGTTCTTGTACATAAAATGGTTGGTGCTGCTGCTGAAAAAGGATATTCACTTGAAAAACTTGAGGAGTTTGGAAACAAAGTTATAAGCAGAACTAAAACTATGGGAATGTCACTAAAACCTTGCTATGTTCCTACAACTGGAAAAATGAGTTTTGAACTACCTGAAGATGAAGTTGAAATTGGATTAGGTATTCACGGAGAGCCTGGAACTCATAGAGAAAAGATGCAAAATGCTGATGCTCATGTAGATTACTTATTAGATAAACTTTTAGCTGAATCAAATCTAGCTGAAAATGATGAAGTTGCTGTTTTAGTAAATGGACTTGGAGAAACTACATTGATTGAGTTATTTATAATCAACAATAGAGTTGCTGATGTTCTTGCATCAAAAAATATAAAAGTATTTGATACAGTAGTTGGAAACTATATGACTTCACTAGATATGGGAGGATTCTCAATCACTCTTGTTAAACTAGATGATGAAATGAAAGAGATGTTAAAAGCTAAAGCTGATACTCCAGCTTTCAAAAGATTTTAG
- a CDS encoding TSUP family transporter — translation MFEELFTIKFLVLAVLCFLGSFIDSIAGGGGLITLPAYMASGLPPHLALGTNKMSGLFSSIGSSINYARSGKVNWTLMKYLLPFSFTGAFIGVKAVIRTKAESISYIVFIALVLVFLYTLFNKKIGQENEFEGLTKKNLIEGAIMALVIGFYNGFLGPGTGSFLAFFLIKIFKYDFINGNGNARILNLAGNITGFLVFLANGKILLNYGIPISIVMFLGAQCGSHCAILKGNKFIKPIFLIVTVLTILKMFFQLF, via the coding sequence ATGTTTGAGGAGTTATTTACAATAAAATTTTTAGTTTTAGCAGTTTTATGCTTTTTAGGTTCATTTATAGACTCTATTGCAGGTGGAGGAGGGTTGATTACTCTTCCTGCATATATGGCATCTGGGTTACCACCACATCTGGCATTGGGAACTAACAAGATGTCAGGGCTTTTCTCAAGTATAGGAAGTAGTATAAACTATGCTCGTTCTGGTAAGGTAAACTGGACACTTATGAAATATCTTTTGCCTTTCTCTTTTACAGGGGCATTTATAGGGGTAAAAGCTGTTATTCGTACAAAGGCTGAATCTATAAGCTACATTGTTTTTATTGCTCTTGTGTTGGTGTTTCTGTACACTCTATTTAATAAGAAGATTGGGCAGGAGAATGAGTTTGAGGGATTGACTAAGAAAAATCTAATTGAAGGGGCTATTATGGCACTGGTAATAGGGTTTTACAACGGTTTCTTAGGACCAGGGACAGGATCTTTTTTAGCTTTCTTCTTGATTAAAATTTTCAAATATGATTTTATCAATGGAAATGGAAATGCTAGAATATTGAATCTAGCTGGGAATATTACAGGTTTTTTAGTGTTTTTAGCAAATGGAAAGATTCTTTTAAACTATGGTATCCCTATTTCAATAGTGATGTTTTTAGGGGCTCAATGTGGTTCTCACTGTGCTATATTAAAGGGAAACAAATTTATAAAACCAATATTTTTAATTGTAACTGTTCTAACTATCTTAAAAATGTTCTTTCAGTTGTTTTAG
- a CDS encoding DUF1232 domain-containing protein, which yields MSYEKHYSDSEFWSTIASIFKKVGVKSLCQILALYHLMKSDNIGLGNKALIVAALGYLIFPIDAIPDVVPVVGYSDDLAAIATLILKLNNYIDDDIIEAVYESINSYFDIEYNTVKRHLA from the coding sequence ATGTCTTATGAAAAACATTATTCTGATAGTGAGTTTTGGTCTACAATAGCATCTATTTTTAAAAAAGTTGGAGTAAAATCATTGTGTCAAATTTTGGCTCTATATCATCTTATGAAAAGTGATAATATAGGTTTAGGGAATAAAGCTCTTATTGTAGCTGCTTTGGGATATTTAATATTTCCTATTGATGCTATTCCTGATGTTGTTCCAGTAGTTGGATATAGTGATGATTTAGCAGCAATAGCAACATTGATTTTAAAATTGAATAACTATATAGATGATGATATAATTGAGGCTGTATATGAGTCTATAAATAGTTATTTTGATATTGAATACAACACTGTAAAAAGACATCTTGCATAA
- the dhaL gene encoding dihydroxyacetone kinase subunit L, producing the protein MELLEIIKKVSDTIIENKDYLTDLDREIGDGDHGVNLARGFEKIEAELPKMADMKPADIFNKMTMLLMSNVGGASGALYATALMKATAYLKKKDEIDANDVVAIWDEMIKGIQMRGKAVKGEKTMLDTQIPAYEALKSAVEGGKDIKEAFKDALAQGEIGMNSTKDIIATKGRASYLGERSIGHLDPGSVSSYLIIKTICEELNK; encoded by the coding sequence ATGGAATTACTAGAAATAATTAAAAAAGTAAGTGATACAATTATTGAAAACAAAGATTACTTAACTGATCTTGATAGAGAGATTGGAGATGGAGATCACGGAGTAAACCTAGCTAGAGGTTTTGAAAAGATTGAGGCTGAACTACCAAAAATGGCTGATATGAAACCTGCTGACATCTTCAATAAGATGACTATGCTACTTATGTCAAATGTTGGAGGAGCATCAGGGGCATTATATGCAACTGCTCTTATGAAAGCAACTGCTTATCTAAAGAAAAAGGATGAGATAGATGCAAATGATGTAGTGGCTATTTGGGATGAGATGATAAAAGGTATTCAAATGAGAGGTAAGGCAGTTAAGGGAGAAAAGACAATGCTAGATACACAAATCCCTGCTTATGAGGCTTTAAAATCTGCTGTTGAAGGTGGAAAGGATATTAAAGAGGCTTTTAAAGATGCTTTAGCTCAAGGGGAAATTGGAATGAACTCTACAAAGGATATTATTGCCACTAAAGGTAGAGCAAGCTATTTAGGTGAAAGAAGTATAGGGCATCTTGACCCTGGATCTGTTTCTTCATACTTAATAATCAAAACTATCTGTGAAGAGTTAAATAAATAG